The Methylomarinum vadi genome has a window encoding:
- the waaA gene encoding lipid IV(A) 3-deoxy-D-manno-octulosonic acid transferase yields MRLIYSSLFSLLLPLVLLRLYWRGIKAPEYRKRWLERLAVYSKRYPSNVIWFHAVSVGEAEAVFPLIKLMQAQCPAEAFLVTTTTPTGSARVASVLGDSVEHVYLPYDLPPVVRRFLQVFRPKLAIIMEKEIWPNVFAQCGESKIPLFIINARLSASSAKAYRKIPALIKPALCNVAAVLTQTKEDRQRFIEIGAPAEKTLVAGNIKFDVTVGEDVIDEGRLLQRQLFPGRFTWIIASTHKGEDEIFMDLYRRLKKDIPELLLMIAPRHPERFESVKRLAEERQLKTVARSGEDYCTAETDLYLADTMGELKMLYAAADIGFVGGSMVPVGGHNILEPLAVGLPVMFGPHMTNFKEIADNVLQRRAALQCRNEDEIIAAVTKLHDDDEFRQAISLRGSEFLQQNQGATRQIAETLARYL; encoded by the coding sequence ATGCGATTAATATATTCGAGCTTATTTAGTCTGCTATTGCCGCTGGTTTTGTTGCGCTTGTATTGGCGCGGCATTAAGGCGCCGGAATACCGTAAGCGCTGGTTGGAGAGACTGGCCGTCTACTCCAAGCGATACCCCTCGAACGTCATCTGGTTTCATGCCGTATCCGTCGGCGAGGCGGAGGCCGTGTTTCCCTTGATAAAGCTGATGCAGGCACAATGTCCCGCAGAAGCCTTTCTCGTCACGACTACCACGCCCACGGGGTCAGCCAGGGTAGCGTCGGTATTGGGCGACAGTGTCGAACATGTTTATCTGCCTTATGATCTGCCGCCGGTGGTTAGGCGTTTTTTGCAAGTATTCCGGCCAAAGTTGGCGATTATCATGGAAAAGGAAATCTGGCCGAACGTGTTCGCCCAATGCGGCGAAAGCAAGATTCCCTTATTCATTATTAATGCCCGTTTATCGGCCAGTTCGGCTAAAGCTTACCGAAAGATTCCGGCCTTGATAAAGCCAGCCTTATGCAATGTTGCCGCGGTGCTGACGCAAACGAAAGAGGATCGTCAGCGCTTTATCGAGATCGGCGCCCCGGCGGAGAAAACCCTGGTTGCGGGTAATATCAAATTCGATGTGACGGTTGGCGAAGACGTCATTGATGAGGGACGGCTATTGCAAAGGCAATTGTTCCCCGGGCGCTTTACCTGGATTATCGCCAGCACCCATAAAGGGGAAGACGAAATCTTTATGGATCTCTATCGGCGACTTAAGAAAGACATTCCCGAGTTGCTGTTAATGATCGCGCCGCGCCATCCGGAGCGATTTGAAAGCGTCAAGCGCTTGGCCGAGGAAAGGCAACTGAAAACGGTGGCCCGCAGCGGGGAAGATTATTGCACGGCCGAAACGGATCTTTATCTGGCCGATACCATGGGCGAGCTGAAAATGCTCTATGCCGCGGCCGATATTGGTTTTGTGGGCGGCAGCATGGTGCCGGTGGGAGGGCATAATATCCTGGAGCCCTTGGCGGTTGGTTTGCCGGTGATGTTCGGTCCGCATATGACCAATTTCAAGGAAATCGCGGATAATGTCCTGCAAAGGCGGGCCGCTTTACAGTGCCGGAATGAGGACGAAATCATCGCTGCCGTAACAAAATTGCATGACGATGACGAATTCAGACAAGCCATCAGCCTGCGTGGCAGCGAATTTTTGCAGCAAAATCAGGGGGCAACGCGTCAGATTGCCGAGACGCTGGCGCGTTATCTCTGA
- a CDS encoding TonB-dependent receptor plug domain-containing protein, with protein MPSSLSSLTFFDGDRPPHCHGDARRWSLVPVSLLVLLGSITSGMCGHPAQESGNNSYADMSLKELMDLEVFSAASLLPTEQAKAPGTVYSFHRKDFVRLGVRRLDDLLAYVPGFQLSQYRKRHRSIWARGQIDRYNDKLVLLVDGVRRQHVYYGHFSLGDNFPLEKIEKIEIILGPASSLYGANAFGGIISVTTRDFAAKPRIEASAEGGSNARGKGTLLYNSSRFQAFGSYLEQDAPFREDRQSFIGGDTLQPLDEDYANLFVKTSPFDGFTLSLDYYRNNTPFLFIPDTQNAFIEEDSLTLTTLYEAGDLEQGKIQASFYYTWDYAREYEIEQQTHTLGYQENQDAINAGATVTGFKRLLDDHVLALGFNWMRSEAVDMNFVRRFHYSQGFLASPESGSLLNDPTVSNDDYAFFLQEVWSINSQFDLTLGIRYDSFEQFGDHLNYRGALVYKPDDHQSLKLLYGTGIRTPTFREYLKVLENTDFVAPIPTPERIKSLEFSYQYQWERANFSLTLFQNKVDNYIHEIPTPGGADEYFANSESPWRLRGVETLVQFQPLTNLDLRLSAAYLHAKDSNNGKLPYLATWSGSFTANYNYLQDHRLGFSLFYNSNRPDSNDFRDDNPDAFLLTNVFASGSLIHNFSYSIGVDNLFDVRVFDPAGDFGNQFNTERSDREVWGRIKWSFEP; from the coding sequence ATGCCCTCTTCATTATCTTCTCTTACTTTTTTCGATGGCGACAGGCCACCCCACTGCCATGGCGATGCCCGTCGCTGGAGCTTGGTGCCAGTTTCTCTGCTGGTGCTGCTCGGTTCGATAACCTCCGGCATGTGCGGGCATCCCGCTCAAGAATCCGGGAACAATAGTTATGCCGACATGTCCCTCAAGGAGTTGATGGACCTCGAGGTGTTCAGCGCCGCCTCGTTACTGCCGACCGAACAAGCCAAGGCGCCGGGCACGGTTTACAGTTTTCATCGCAAGGATTTCGTCCGTTTAGGCGTCCGCAGGCTCGACGATTTATTAGCCTATGTGCCGGGCTTCCAGCTGAGTCAATACCGAAAACGCCATCGCTCGATCTGGGCAAGGGGACAAATCGACCGCTATAACGATAAACTGGTGCTGCTGGTCGACGGCGTACGCCGGCAACATGTTTATTACGGGCATTTTTCCCTAGGCGATAATTTTCCGTTAGAAAAAATCGAGAAAATCGAAATCATTCTGGGGCCGGCCTCATCGCTCTATGGCGCCAATGCCTTCGGCGGCATCATCTCGGTGACCACCCGGGATTTCGCCGCCAAGCCTCGAATCGAGGCCAGCGCCGAGGGCGGCAGCAATGCGCGCGGCAAGGGTACGCTACTCTACAACAGTTCCCGATTTCAAGCTTTCGGCAGCTATCTGGAACAAGATGCGCCGTTCAGGGAAGACCGACAAAGTTTCATCGGCGGCGACACACTACAACCTCTCGACGAGGATTACGCCAATCTGTTCGTCAAAACCTCTCCGTTCGACGGCTTTACCCTCAGCCTGGATTATTATCGCAATAACACGCCATTTTTGTTTATTCCCGACACGCAAAATGCCTTCATTGAAGAAGATTCGTTAACCCTGACGACGCTATACGAGGCTGGTGACCTAGAGCAAGGTAAAATCCAAGCCAGTTTTTATTATACCTGGGATTACGCCCGGGAATACGAGATCGAACAGCAAACACACACTTTGGGCTACCAGGAAAATCAGGATGCGATCAACGCGGGGGCCACCGTGACCGGATTCAAGCGCCTGCTGGACGACCATGTTCTGGCGCTGGGTTTCAATTGGATGCGCAGCGAAGCGGTAGACATGAATTTCGTGCGCCGCTTCCATTATAGCCAGGGCTTCCTCGCATCCCCGGAAAGCGGTTCCCTGTTGAATGACCCAACCGTCAGCAATGATGACTATGCATTTTTCCTACAGGAAGTATGGAGCATTAATTCGCAATTCGACCTGACCCTCGGTATCCGCTACGACAGCTTCGAACAATTCGGCGACCATCTCAATTATCGCGGGGCCTTGGTGTATAAGCCCGACGACCATCAAAGCCTTAAGTTGCTTTATGGCACCGGCATTCGCACCCCGACCTTCAGGGAATATTTGAAGGTTCTGGAAAACACCGACTTCGTTGCACCGATCCCAACCCCCGAACGCATAAAATCACTGGAATTCAGTTATCAATATCAATGGGAACGCGCCAACTTCAGCCTCACGCTTTTTCAAAACAAAGTCGACAACTATATCCACGAAATTCCGACGCCGGGCGGTGCCGATGAATACTTCGCCAATAGCGAATCGCCTTGGCGGCTGCGTGGCGTCGAAACGCTCGTTCAATTCCAGCCTTTAACCAATCTGGACCTGCGCCTGAGCGCCGCCTACCTGCACGCCAAAGATAGTAACAACGGCAAATTGCCTTATTTGGCGACATGGAGCGGCAGTTTCACGGCCAATTACAATTACCTACAAGATCACCGCCTGGGGTTTTCACTGTTCTATAACAGCAACCGTCCCGACAGCAACGATTTTCGAGACGATAATCCCGATGCGTTTTTGCTGACCAATGTCTTCGCTTCAGGGAGCCTTATCCATAATTTTTCCTACAGCATTGGCGTCGACAATTTATTCGACGTTCGGGTTTTCGATCCGGCCGGCGATTTCGGCAACCAATTCAATACAGAACGCAGCGATCGGGAAGTTTGGGGACGCATCAAATGGAGTTTCGAGCCTTGA
- the rfaD gene encoding ADP-glyceromanno-heptose 6-epimerase, whose protein sequence is MIIVTGGAGFIGSNLVLGLNQQGYDDILVVDHLSNGVKYKNLVDCRIIDYLDRETFLQKLQQGFFQAETIKAIFHQGACSTTTEWDGRYMMENNYEYSKVLFHYCQQHKIPFIYASSAAVYGDDKHFKEELAFEKPLNVYGYSKFQFDQYVRRFQANLTAQVVGLRYFNVYGPREEHKGSMASVAFHLNNQIKESDRVRLFEGCDGYGDGEQRRDFVYVGDVVDVNLWFLQNPQVSGIYNTGTGRSQTFNDVANAVIAYHQRGEIEYIPFPENLRGYYQSFTEANLEKLRAAGCEHPFKTVEQGVRLYMEWLNQ, encoded by the coding sequence ATGATCATCGTAACCGGCGGAGCAGGCTTTATCGGCAGTAATTTGGTGCTGGGCCTAAACCAGCAGGGTTACGATGATATTCTGGTAGTCGACCATCTTAGTAACGGCGTCAAATACAAGAATCTGGTCGATTGCCGAATTATCGATTATTTGGACCGGGAAACCTTCTTGCAAAAGTTGCAACAAGGTTTCTTTCAAGCGGAAACAATCAAGGCAATTTTTCATCAAGGGGCCTGTTCGACGACAACGGAATGGGATGGCCGTTACATGATGGAAAATAATTACGAATACAGCAAAGTGCTGTTTCATTATTGTCAGCAACACAAGATTCCCTTTATCTATGCTTCCAGCGCCGCGGTCTATGGCGACGATAAGCATTTCAAGGAAGAACTCGCCTTCGAGAAACCGCTGAATGTATACGGCTATTCCAAATTCCAGTTCGATCAGTATGTGCGGCGATTCCAGGCCAATTTGACCGCCCAGGTTGTCGGCCTGAGGTATTTCAATGTCTACGGTCCCCGGGAAGAGCACAAAGGAAGCATGGCCAGTGTCGCCTTTCATTTGAATAACCAAATCAAGGAATCGGATCGTGTCCGCTTGTTCGAAGGTTGCGATGGCTACGGCGATGGCGAACAACGGCGCGATTTCGTCTACGTTGGCGATGTGGTCGATGTTAACTTGTGGTTTCTGCAGAATCCTCAGGTTTCTGGCATCTATAATACCGGCACCGGTCGTAGCCAGACCTTCAACGACGTTGCCAATGCCGTGATCGCCTATCATCAACGGGGTGAAATCGAGTACATTCCATTTCCGGAAAATTTGCGCGGTTATTACCAGAGTTTCACCGAAGCTAACCTGGAAAAACTGCGCGCGGCGGGATGTGAACACCCATTTAAAACAGTGGAGCAAGGCGTTCGACTGTATATGGAGTGGTTAAACCAATAG
- a CDS encoding YfiR family protein: protein MEFRALIETELIADARARSDGAASNGGFLSPAAILLLCLVIGLTFSFVVKADDSSRINRVKTAFILNIARFVSWPAEVLADGSAEISLCLYRNNPIRQAIESIAGEEVSGRRIVIKQLHSLTKNDACNILLIGQDELQAYLSETQPDPNRPVLTIADLTDTDSHTHRHDGILVTLIRNGARIGFEINLQKTREVGLRMSSELLKLAIIVGDDP from the coding sequence ATGGAGTTTCGAGCCTTGATCGAAACCGAGTTGATCGCCGACGCCCGCGCCCGAAGCGATGGAGCCGCGAGCAACGGCGGGTTTCTTTCTCCGGCTGCCATTTTATTGCTATGTCTCGTCATCGGGCTGACTTTCAGTTTCGTTGTCAAGGCCGATGACTCGAGCCGCATCAACCGGGTCAAAACGGCATTTATTCTTAATATCGCGCGTTTCGTGTCATGGCCAGCCGAAGTGCTTGCCGATGGTAGTGCCGAAATATCCTTATGCCTGTATCGCAACAATCCGATTCGACAAGCCATTGAATCTATCGCGGGCGAAGAAGTCTCCGGCCGACGAATCGTCATCAAGCAACTCCATAGCTTGACGAAAAATGATGCTTGTAACATTTTGTTGATCGGCCAAGACGAATTGCAAGCCTACTTGAGCGAAACGCAGCCGGACCCGAACCGTCCAGTATTGACCATCGCCGACCTGACCGATACCGATTCGCACACTCACCGGCATGACGGCATCCTGGTGACGCTGATTCGTAACGGCGCGCGCATCGGTTTCGAGATCAACTTGCAAAAAACGCGCGAGGTCGGCCTGCGCATGAGCTCGGAATTGTTAAAACTAGCCATTATCGTCGGCGACGATCCCTGA
- a CDS encoding putative bifunctional diguanylate cyclase/phosphodiesterase produces MKILGKTSIRRKLMLMLLLTSSSALLLSAAGFAVNDWLSLRRSMFERLHAQAQIIGNNSIAALTFADPESAANTLASLKNEADIVAAALFGIENQLFCHYQRDNGSAIPRHLPRHASGAIDGNFFVVAPVILDGRTIGHIMLISDLSYWKERQYFHLFIAAAVLLLSLLLALLLSSRLQRLVSEPILQLAATARRVTEQRDYGLRAEKLSADEIGTLVDDFNGMLSQIQLRDHELQKIRDQLEEKVHARTLELSELAQQLEHQAYHDTLTGLANRITFDDHLRLAIDQARRYGQRLAVMFLDLDRFKVINDTLGHVVGDKLLVQVAQRLSACIRDSDTLARLGGDEFAVLLTQIRHDTDAAEVACKLTEAIADPIQVDGYSLHVTTSIGISLFPEDGGLAEAIVKNADTAMYRSKDRGRNQYTFFSSEMNSRAVRRLALETKLRQAIAEGNLSIHYQPRRDTHTLAIIGVEALARWHDAEEGPISPAEFIPLAEECGLIAAIDEWVLERACKEMLPWCTNPDTPIRLAVNLSPAQFIREDLYDVVAAILQRTGFPGERLELEITESLFGPGSVDACSVLNQLCELGIELSIDDFGTAYSSLSRLKQLPLHTLKIDKSFVRDLGQDPDDEILVRTIIAMAHNLNLKVVAEGVETDRQYLYVKQYGCDTVQGFLFGCPIPYPQLMMELGDIHPQSRNAAPTPAYLQPQRLRD; encoded by the coding sequence ATGAAGATACTCGGCAAAACCTCGATCAGAAGAAAACTGATGCTCATGCTGTTGCTGACCAGCAGCAGCGCCTTGTTGTTGTCGGCAGCCGGCTTCGCCGTCAATGACTGGCTATCGTTGCGCCGCTCGATGTTCGAGCGGCTGCACGCCCAGGCTCAGATTATCGGCAACAACAGTATCGCCGCGCTGACTTTTGCCGATCCGGAGTCCGCCGCCAATACGCTAGCCAGCCTGAAGAACGAAGCGGATATTGTCGCCGCGGCGTTGTTCGGAATAGAAAATCAATTGTTCTGCCATTATCAGCGGGATAATGGCAGCGCTATTCCGCGCCATTTGCCAAGGCATGCTTCGGGCGCCATCGATGGCAATTTCTTCGTGGTTGCTCCCGTTATCCTCGACGGCAGAACAATCGGCCATATCATGCTGATTTCCGATCTCAGTTATTGGAAAGAACGGCAATATTTTCATCTGTTCATCGCCGCAGCCGTGCTGTTACTATCGTTGCTGCTAGCGCTGCTGCTTTCGAGCCGACTGCAGCGGCTGGTTTCCGAACCGATTCTGCAACTGGCGGCAACCGCGCGGCGCGTCACCGAACAGCGCGACTACGGCCTGCGCGCGGAAAAACTATCCGCCGACGAAATCGGCACGTTGGTCGATGATTTCAACGGCATGCTCAGCCAAATCCAACTGCGGGACCACGAACTGCAGAAAATCCGCGATCAATTGGAGGAGAAGGTTCATGCTCGGACTCTCGAATTGAGCGAACTCGCCCAGCAGTTGGAACATCAGGCCTATCACGATACGCTGACCGGGCTGGCCAACCGGATTACGTTCGATGACCACCTGCGCTTGGCTATCGACCAGGCCCGGCGTTACGGACAGCGCCTTGCCGTCATGTTTCTCGACCTCGACCGCTTCAAAGTGATAAACGACACATTGGGGCATGTGGTAGGCGACAAATTATTGGTACAGGTTGCTCAACGCTTGTCGGCCTGTATCCGCGACAGCGACACGCTGGCTCGTCTGGGTGGGGACGAATTCGCCGTACTCCTCACCCAGATCCGGCATGATACCGATGCCGCCGAGGTGGCCTGTAAACTGACCGAAGCGATTGCCGACCCCATCCAGGTGGATGGCTACAGCCTGCACGTCACGACCAGCATCGGTATCAGCCTTTTCCCCGAGGATGGCGGTCTTGCCGAAGCCATCGTCAAAAACGCCGATACGGCCATGTACCGTTCCAAGGACCGGGGCCGTAATCAATATACTTTTTTTTCCTCCGAGATGAATTCCCGTGCGGTCCGCCGCCTTGCTCTCGAAACAAAACTGCGACAAGCGATTGCCGAAGGAAATTTAAGTATTCATTATCAACCACGGCGCGACACCCATACGTTAGCCATCATAGGCGTCGAAGCATTGGCTCGTTGGCATGATGCCGAGGAGGGTCCGATTTCACCGGCGGAATTCATTCCCTTGGCCGAGGAGTGCGGCCTGATCGCGGCGATCGATGAATGGGTGCTGGAACGCGCCTGTAAGGAAATGCTGCCTTGGTGCACGAATCCGGATACGCCCATTCGGTTGGCAGTCAATCTATCGCCGGCCCAATTCATCCGTGAAGACCTTTACGATGTCGTCGCCGCCATTTTGCAACGAACCGGATTCCCGGGTGAACGGTTGGAACTGGAAATTACCGAGAGCCTCTTCGGACCGGGCAGTGTCGACGCTTGCAGCGTATTGAACCAGTTGTGTGAATTAGGCATAGAACTGAGTATCGACGATTTTGGCACCGCCTATTCATCTTTGAGCCGGCTTAAACAACTGCCCTTGCATACGTTGAAAATCGACAAGTCATTCGTACGCGATCTCGGCCAAGACCCCGACGACGAGATCTTGGTCAGGACCATTATTGCCATGGCCCATAATCTCAATCTCAAGGTCGTGGCCGAGGGGGTCGAGACCGATCGGCAATATCTGTACGTCAAACAATACGGGTGCGATACGGTCCAAGGGTTTCTGTTCGGCTGCCCGATCCCCTACCCCCAATTAATGATGGAACTGGGCGATATTCATCCGCAAAGCCGGAATGCAGCCCCTACCCCTGCTTACCTACAGCCACAACGGCTTAGGGATTAA
- the rplI gene encoding 50S ribosomal protein L9, whose translation MEVILLEKIANLGNLGDKVTIKAGYGRNYLIPQGKAVAATEEKIKEFETRRAELEKAAAEKLAAAQARAEAIGKLKVIIKQKAGEEGKLFGSIGTQNIAEAITEAGAKVEKHEVRLPQGAIRQVGEYEIDINLHSDVDVTVPVTVEAE comes from the coding sequence ATGGAAGTTATTCTTCTGGAAAAGATTGCCAATTTGGGTAATCTGGGTGACAAAGTAACGATTAAAGCCGGTTACGGTCGCAATTATTTGATTCCTCAGGGCAAGGCTGTTGCAGCGACCGAGGAAAAAATCAAGGAATTCGAGACGCGCCGTGCGGAATTGGAAAAAGCTGCGGCGGAAAAACTGGCTGCTGCTCAAGCACGGGCCGAGGCGATTGGCAAACTGAAAGTTATCATCAAACAGAAAGCCGGCGAAGAAGGTAAGTTGTTCGGTTCTATCGGTACGCAAAATATCGCCGAGGCGATTACCGAAGCGGGCGCTAAAGTGGAAAAACACGAAGTTCGCCTGCCGCAAGGCGCTATCCGTCAGGTGGGGGAATACGAAATCGACATCAACCTGCACTCCGATGTCGACGTAACCGTACCGGTGACTGTCGAAGCCGAGTAA
- a CDS encoding PhnA domain-containing protein — MNTENALHTRSESKCELCGAADNLAVYEVPPSSDGGVDTCVLLCATCREQIDNPDKVDVHHWHCLNDSMWSQVPAVQVMAWRMLKRLSSESWAQDLLEMLYLDGETLAWAKAGNEGQAGGDDSVRHVDSNGALLEAGDTVTLIKDLNVKGANFTAKRGTAVRGISLVADNPEQIEGRVNGQQIVILTKFVKKAK; from the coding sequence ATGAATACAGAAAACGCATTGCATACCCGTAGTGAATCCAAATGTGAATTATGTGGCGCCGCTGACAATCTTGCCGTTTACGAAGTGCCGCCGAGTTCCGATGGAGGCGTCGACACATGCGTGCTGCTATGCGCAACTTGCCGTGAACAAATCGACAATCCGGACAAGGTCGACGTGCATCATTGGCATTGCCTGAACGACAGTATGTGGAGCCAGGTGCCGGCAGTGCAGGTCATGGCATGGCGTATGTTGAAACGCCTCAGTAGCGAAAGTTGGGCGCAGGATTTGCTCGAGATGTTGTATCTGGACGGTGAGACCTTGGCTTGGGCGAAAGCGGGCAACGAAGGACAGGCTGGGGGAGACGATAGCGTCAGGCATGTCGACAGCAATGGCGCGCTGTTAGAAGCTGGCGATACGGTGACGTTAATCAAGGACTTGAACGTAAAAGGCGCTAATTTTACCGCCAAGCGCGGCACCGCGGTGCGGGGTATTTCACTGGTGGCGGACAATCCGGAACAGATCGAGGGGCGCGTCAACGGTCAGCAAATCGTCATTTTGACCAAGTTTGTCAAGAAAGCCAAATGA
- a CDS encoding YybS family protein, which translates to MKFLAGYIMKGRFQATTVASSLALLALLFPPVSIVSSASVALVTLRRGAGEGLWVLIASCVAAAILGMFLPIGSHIALLYGLVIWLPVWLIAIVLREGRQLAVTIEITVILGVLGVIGFYLYHPAPAALWNNVLNVMFQPMLTQPGVPAEEITQSLVRFSRLMTGAIAAGIVYGVLFGLFLARWWQAVLYNPGGFRSEFLSLRLHPQLALATLVVVAMALALSGKVAEACWNVIVLLFVLYTITGTAALHDAFAKAKSGRFMVPFLYITLVMIPHVAIAVALFGLGDTWLDLRNKISNQTDTK; encoded by the coding sequence GTGAAGTTTCTGGCGGGTTACATCATGAAGGGGCGTTTTCAGGCCACGACGGTCGCTTCTTCGTTAGCCTTGCTGGCTTTGCTTTTTCCTCCCGTCAGTATTGTAAGTTCGGCGTCCGTCGCACTGGTGACTTTACGGCGTGGGGCCGGAGAAGGGCTGTGGGTATTGATCGCCTCCTGCGTGGCCGCGGCAATATTAGGCATGTTCTTGCCCATCGGCTCCCACATTGCCCTGTTGTACGGCTTGGTGATTTGGCTGCCGGTTTGGCTGATCGCGATTGTTTTACGCGAGGGACGGCAATTGGCCGTAACCATCGAAATCACCGTGATTTTGGGTGTTTTGGGCGTGATAGGTTTTTACCTTTATCATCCCGCCCCTGCCGCGTTGTGGAACAATGTGTTGAACGTGATGTTTCAACCGATGCTCACTCAGCCCGGTGTTCCGGCCGAGGAAATTACTCAATCCCTCGTTAGATTTTCCCGCCTGATGACAGGTGCGATCGCCGCTGGGATTGTTTACGGTGTTCTATTCGGCTTGTTTTTGGCGCGCTGGTGGCAGGCGGTGCTGTACAATCCCGGCGGTTTCCGCAGTGAATTCTTGTCGCTGCGCTTGCATCCGCAACTGGCGTTGGCGACATTGGTTGTGGTGGCCATGGCGCTGGCTTTGTCGGGTAAGGTGGCCGAAGCTTGTTGGAACGTGATTGTGTTGTTGTTCGTGCTGTACACCATTACCGGCACGGCAGCGTTACACGATGCCTTCGCGAAGGCGAAGAGTGGTCGTTTCATGGTGCCGTTTCTATACATTACCCTGGTGATGATACCCCATGTGGCGATCGCCGTGGCTTTGTTCGGATTGGGCGATACTTGGCTGGACTTACGCAATAAAATTTCAAATCAAACGGACACTAAATGA